A genomic stretch from Candidatus Limnocylindrales bacterium includes:
- a CDS encoding thiamine pyrophosphate-binding protein, translated as MDGGKLVARALKKAGVECVFTLSGGHVMAIYDGCLNEGIRVIDVRHEQAAVHAADAWARLHPGRVGVAILTAGPGATDGVTGIANAWRANSPILVFGGQGPLVNLRRGSLQEMDHISVMRPITKWANACYAPDRLGEFTEEAIRYALSGNPGPSYLEVPIDVLGGPVNMEKAYCPEPMAPPRLRPEERLIREAVNMLKEARMPMVMAGTGVKWSDGAAALNRFLEATKIPCYANGMGRGAVPHDSPYFFNRTRRDYMELTDCVLLAGSLLDFRMRFGKSIPAHARIIQMDLDATLIGQNRRADVGLVGNLGLIFETMLEVMEKDGIQLNFQSVVDEWRAKEVAEEEALAGQLTSDEVPVDPMRLCKEIADFVTDDMILIGDGGDIVAKAAKVVPVPKNGLWMDPGPLGTLGVGMPFALAAQLAHPDKRVLIIYGDGSFGLNGFEYDTAIRHNLPIVGIVGNDAAWGQMMRPQVAMYGRERLVATELAPTRYDKVVEALGGYGELVTEPHEIRPALERAYASGKAACINVMIRRDFEFAGGIYV; from the coding sequence ATGGACGGTGGAAAGCTCGTCGCGCGCGCTCTGAAGAAGGCCGGAGTCGAATGCGTATTCACGCTCTCGGGCGGCCACGTCATGGCCATCTATGACGGCTGCCTGAACGAAGGCATCCGCGTCATCGACGTCCGCCACGAGCAGGCGGCCGTGCACGCGGCCGACGCCTGGGCGCGCCTGCATCCGGGGCGCGTCGGCGTGGCCATCCTGACCGCCGGTCCTGGCGCCACCGACGGCGTCACCGGGATCGCCAATGCGTGGCGGGCCAACTCGCCGATCCTGGTCTTCGGCGGCCAGGGGCCGCTCGTGAACCTGCGCCGCGGATCGCTCCAGGAGATGGACCACATCTCGGTCATGCGGCCCATCACGAAATGGGCCAACGCCTGCTACGCGCCGGACCGCCTCGGCGAGTTCACGGAAGAGGCGATCCGCTACGCGCTGTCGGGCAACCCCGGACCGTCCTACCTGGAAGTGCCCATCGACGTGCTCGGCGGCCCCGTCAACATGGAGAAGGCCTACTGCCCCGAGCCGATGGCGCCTCCGCGACTGCGGCCCGAGGAGCGCCTGATCCGCGAAGCGGTCAACATGCTGAAGGAGGCCAGGATGCCCATGGTCATGGCCGGCACGGGCGTGAAGTGGTCGGACGGCGCCGCCGCGCTCAACCGCTTCCTCGAAGCCACGAAGATCCCCTGCTACGCCAACGGCATGGGCCGCGGCGCGGTGCCGCACGACTCGCCCTACTTCTTCAACCGCACACGCCGCGATTACATGGAGCTGACCGACTGCGTGCTGCTGGCAGGGTCCCTCCTCGACTTCCGCATGCGCTTCGGCAAGTCGATTCCTGCGCACGCCAGGATCATCCAGATGGATCTGGACGCGACGCTGATCGGCCAGAATCGCCGCGCCGACGTCGGCCTGGTCGGCAACCTCGGCCTGATCTTCGAGACCATGCTCGAGGTGATGGAGAAGGATGGCATCCAGTTGAACTTCCAAAGCGTCGTCGATGAGTGGCGCGCCAAGGAGGTCGCCGAAGAGGAAGCGCTGGCGGGACAGCTGACATCCGACGAGGTGCCCGTCGATCCGATGCGGCTGTGCAAGGAGATCGCCGATTTCGTCACCGACGACATGATCCTGATCGGCGACGGCGGCGACATCGTCGCCAAGGCCGCCAAGGTGGTGCCGGTTCCGAAGAACGGATTGTGGATGGACCCCGGGCCCCTGGGGACGCTCGGGGTCGGAATGCCGTTCGCGCTGGCCGCGCAGCTCGCTCATCCCGACAAGCGCGTCCTCATCATCTACGGCGACGGAAGCTTCGGCCTGAACGGCTTCGAGTACGACACCGCCATCCGCCACAACCTGCCGATCGTGGGCATCGTCGGCAACGACGCCGCCTGGGGCCAGATGATGCGCCCGCAGGTCGCGATGTACGGCCGCGAGCGCCTGGTGGCGACCGAGCTGGCGCCGACACGCTACGACAAGGTCGTCGAGGCCCTTGGCGGATACGGCGAGCTGGTCACCGAGCCGCACGAGATCCGGCCGGCGCTCGAGCGTGCCTACGCCAGCGGCAAGGCAGCCTGCATCAACGTCATGATCCGCCGGGACTTCGAGTTCGCTGGCGGCATCTACGTCTGA
- the glf gene encoding UDP-galactopyranose mutase, protein MNSRDASAPDLLCFSHLRWGFVFQRPQHLMSRWARERRVFFFEEPRIEPGGTPRVDVELSPEGVYVATPVLSQDSDTHAMLRLLVRDMMSEHGITSYVAWYYTPMAMAFTDDLAPAAVVYDCMDELANFHGAPGELRHFEQELCRRADLIFTGGMSLYETKRDLHHSVHAFPSAVDVAHFARARAHAPDPADQAEIPHPRLGFFGVIDERMDVALIDELAARRPDWHIVLVGPVVKIDPATLPVRPNLHYLGGKTYQQLPEYLRGWDVAILPFARNDATRFISPTKTPEYMAGGKPVVSTSIRDVVRPYGELGLAYIADDAETFEKAVEAALAQDAEERQRKADAFLENISWDKTWQAMHDLVESVVRDDPGSSSTEGRNGSGGSVGATPRQARKLEADARIAGGNGDANGSRRASTNGHANGNGHAAANGNGHAADGNGHAASGNGHAANGNGHAAANGNGHAAIGNGHAGANGNGPGHAAANGNGNAANGNGHAASGNGHAPPNGNRHAAPNGNGHAAADGNGHAGSNGNGHLADAGGTGWANVGWSSGLRVADTASTPRRNARAHFDYLVVGAGFAGSVVAERLACAAGKTVLICDVRPHIGGNAYDELDASGILIHKYGPHIFHTNSAEVFDYLSRFTRWRPYEHRVLASVDGKLLPIPINLDTVNRLYDWNLDSEGLQAFFQRVAEPRAHIKTSEDVIISKVGQELYEKFFKNYTRKQWGLDASQLDSTVIARIPVRTDRDDRYFTDKFQAMPADGMTAMFRNILDHPNITIEVGVDYRELMDRISFSEMVYTGPVDEFFDNCFGKLPYRALEFRHETLDSSRHQPVAVVNYPNEHEYTRVTEFKHLTGQEHRKTSIVYEFPRAEGDPYYPVPRPENAALYRRYEALAEQTPGVHFCGRLATYRYYNMDQVTAQALTLAAKMLVVERKELLARAG, encoded by the coding sequence ATGAATAGCAGAGACGCCAGTGCGCCGGATCTTCTCTGCTTCTCGCATCTTCGTTGGGGCTTCGTATTTCAGCGGCCGCAGCATCTGATGAGCCGCTGGGCAAGAGAGCGTCGCGTGTTCTTCTTCGAAGAGCCGCGAATCGAACCTGGAGGGACGCCGCGCGTCGACGTCGAGCTGTCTCCCGAGGGAGTCTACGTCGCCACACCCGTTCTCAGCCAGGATTCCGACACGCACGCGATGCTGCGCCTGCTGGTTCGCGACATGATGAGCGAGCACGGCATCACGAGCTACGTCGCATGGTATTACACGCCGATGGCGATGGCTTTCACCGACGATCTCGCCCCGGCGGCCGTCGTGTACGACTGCATGGACGAGCTGGCCAACTTTCACGGCGCGCCCGGCGAACTGCGGCACTTTGAGCAGGAGCTGTGCCGCCGCGCCGACCTCATCTTCACAGGCGGCATGAGCCTGTACGAGACCAAGCGGGATCTGCATCACTCCGTGCACGCCTTTCCCAGCGCCGTGGATGTCGCGCACTTCGCTCGCGCCCGCGCGCACGCTCCCGATCCAGCGGATCAGGCGGAAATTCCGCATCCGCGTCTCGGCTTCTTCGGCGTCATCGACGAGCGGATGGACGTTGCGCTGATCGACGAGCTGGCGGCGCGGCGGCCGGACTGGCACATCGTGCTCGTCGGCCCCGTCGTCAAGATCGATCCGGCCACGCTGCCGGTGCGTCCCAACCTGCACTACCTCGGCGGCAAGACGTACCAGCAGCTTCCCGAGTATCTGCGTGGCTGGGACGTGGCCATCCTCCCGTTCGCTCGCAACGATGCCACCCGCTTCATCAGCCCCACCAAGACGCCAGAGTACATGGCCGGCGGGAAGCCGGTCGTCTCCACGTCCATTCGCGACGTCGTGCGACCGTACGGTGAGCTGGGCCTCGCCTACATCGCCGATGATGCCGAGACGTTCGAGAAGGCGGTCGAGGCTGCGCTCGCGCAGGATGCGGAGGAGCGGCAGCGCAAGGCGGACGCCTTTCTCGAAAACATTTCGTGGGACAAGACCTGGCAGGCGATGCACGACCTCGTCGAGAGCGTGGTGCGCGACGACCCCGGGTCGTCCTCGACCGAGGGGCGGAACGGCAGCGGCGGCAGCGTCGGCGCAACTCCGCGGCAGGCACGCAAGCTGGAGGCGGATGCTCGCATCGCCGGAGGCAACGGCGACGCCAATGGCAGTCGCCGAGCATCGACCAATGGCCATGCCAACGGCAATGGCCACGCTGCCGCCAACGGTAACGGGCATGCGGCCGACGGCAACGGCCATGCGGCCAGCGGCAACGGGCATGCGGCCAACGGCAACGGGCATGCGGCCGCGAACGGCAATGGGCACGCGGCCATCGGCAACGGCCACGCGGGGGCCAATGGCAACGGCCCCGGCCACGCGGCCGCAAATGGCAACGGGAACGCGGCCAACGGCAACGGGCACGCCGCCAGCGGTAACGGCCACGCGCCGCCCAACGGGAACCGCCACGCGGCGCCCAACGGCAACGGGCACGCGGCGGCTGACGGTAACGGGCATGCCGGCTCCAATGGCAACGGTCACCTGGCGGATGCCGGCGGCACGGGCTGGGCCAACGTCGGGTGGTCGAGCGGCTTGCGCGTGGCCGATACTGCCTCGACGCCCCGCCGGAACGCACGCGCGCACTTCGACTATCTGGTCGTCGGCGCCGGCTTTGCCGGCAGCGTCGTCGCGGAACGCCTGGCGTGCGCAGCGGGCAAGACGGTCCTGATCTGCGACGTGCGCCCGCACATCGGCGGCAACGCCTACGACGAGCTCGATGCCAGCGGCATCCTCATCCACAAGTACGGGCCGCACATCTTCCACACCAACTCGGCCGAGGTCTTCGACTACCTTTCCCGCTTCACGCGTTGGCGGCCCTATGAGCACCGGGTGCTGGCCAGCGTGGACGGCAAGCTGCTGCCCATCCCCATCAATCTGGACACCGTCAACCGGCTCTACGACTGGAACCTGGATTCGGAGGGGCTGCAGGCGTTCTTCCAGCGCGTGGCCGAGCCGCGCGCACACATCAAGACCTCGGAGGACGTGATCATCAGCAAGGTCGGCCAGGAGCTGTACGAGAAGTTCTTCAAGAACTACACGCGCAAGCAATGGGGCCTCGATGCGAGCCAGCTCGACTCGACCGTCATTGCCCGCATCCCGGTGCGCACCGACCGCGACGACCGCTACTTCACCGACAAGTTTCAGGCCATGCCGGCCGACGGCATGACGGCGATGTTTCGTAACATCCTCGACCATCCGAACATCACCATCGAAGTCGGAGTCGACTACCGCGAGCTGATGGACCGCATCTCGTTCAGCGAGATGGTCTATACGGGGCCCGTCGATGAGTTCTTCGACAACTGTTTCGGAAAGCTCCCGTATCGCGCGCTCGAGTTCCGGCACGAGACGCTCGATTCCAGCCGGCACCAGCCGGTGGCCGTGGTCAACTACCCGAACGAGCACGAGTACACGCGGGTCACCGAGTTCAAGCATCTGACGGGCCAGGAGCACCGCAAGACGTCGATCGTCTACGAGTTCCCGCGAGCCGAGGGCGATCCCTACTACCCCGTGCCGAGGCCGGAGAACGCGGCGCTGTATCGGCGCTACGAGGCGCTGGCCGAGCAGACACCCGGCGTGCACTTCTGCGGCAGGCTCGCCACGTACCGCTATTACAACATGGATCAGGTAACGGCCCAGGCGTTGACGCTGGCGGCAAAGATGCTGGTGGTGGAGCGAAAGGAGCTCCTCGCTCGTGCGGGGTAG
- the galK gene encoding galactokinase → MADSRDFAATFGRSFDVEASAPGRVNLIGEHTDYNGGAVLPLALPLRTTAQVARRRDDIVRVWSVELAGELVEFRLGAEQHCSDWADYVRGITSLLAKDGHALTGFDLRLTSQVPVGSGLSSSAALEVALVRALRELFSLAIDDVAIARLGQRVENDFVGARVGIMDQMAASLGDEHSALYLDTVTLDYEKVPVPPACEIAVLDTGVKHAHAGGGYNERRSQCEEAARRLGVRFLAELPVKEVARVESLPEPIRSRARHVITEHARVADAVTALRAGDLSEVGRLFYASHVSLRDDFEVSVPQLDFLVEAAAAQEGVYGARMTGGGFGGSAVVLTERGRASEIGHAILTAYAAEFPGCRGTLRVPA, encoded by the coding sequence TTGGCTGACTCGCGCGACTTCGCCGCCACCTTCGGCCGGTCTTTCGACGTCGAGGCCAGCGCTCCGGGCCGCGTCAACCTGATCGGCGAGCACACCGACTACAACGGCGGCGCCGTGCTGCCGCTGGCCCTGCCGCTGCGCACGACGGCGCAGGTCGCGCGGCGGCGCGACGATATCGTTCGCGTGTGGAGCGTGGAACTGGCCGGCGAACTGGTGGAGTTTCGCCTCGGCGCCGAGCAGCATTGCAGCGACTGGGCCGACTACGTGCGCGGCATCACCTCGCTGCTGGCCAAGGACGGGCATGCCCTGACCGGCTTCGACCTGCGGCTGACATCGCAGGTTCCGGTCGGCAGCGGCCTGTCTTCGAGCGCCGCGCTGGAAGTGGCGCTCGTTCGGGCATTGCGCGAGCTCTTCTCGCTCGCGATCGACGACGTCGCCATCGCGCGGCTGGGCCAGCGAGTGGAGAACGACTTCGTCGGCGCACGCGTCGGAATCATGGATCAGATGGCGGCGAGCCTGGGAGACGAGCATTCGGCGCTCTATCTGGACACGGTCACGCTCGACTACGAGAAGGTGCCGGTGCCGCCGGCCTGCGAGATCGCGGTGCTGGACACCGGCGTCAAGCACGCGCACGCGGGCGGCGGCTACAACGAGCGACGGAGCCAGTGCGAGGAGGCGGCGCGCCGGCTCGGTGTTCGGTTCCTCGCCGAGCTTCCGGTGAAGGAGGTTGCGCGCGTCGAGTCGCTGCCCGAGCCGATCCGCAGCCGCGCACGCCACGTGATTACCGAGCATGCTCGCGTGGCGGACGCAGTGACGGCTCTTCGTGCCGGTGACCTGTCCGAGGTGGGGCGGCTGTTCTACGCGTCGCACGTTTCGCTACGCGACGACTTTGAAGTGTCCGTGCCGCAGCTCGATTTTCTGGTCGAGGCCGCCGCTGCGCAGGAAGGCGTCTACGGCGCCCGCATGACCGGCGGCGGCTTTGGCGGGTCGGCCGTGGTGCTGACCGAACGCGGCCGCGCCAGCGAAATCGGGCACGCCATCCTGACAGCCTATGCGGCGGAATTTCCGGGCTGCCGCGGCACCCTGCGCGTGCCGGCGTGA
- a CDS encoding M24 family metallopeptidase yields the protein MNEIAVKLAQIRGAMREHRLGAVRLRGSDWYAWATAGASNVVLLAAETGVAEVLVTADGAWVLTDVIEAERLAGEGFPQGFTLWSHAWQQPALREEMVREMAGGAIVASDRPSSGEVSLPPQLEQQKLRLCEEEIGRYRALSVESAQAMTEVLQAARPEHTEHELAAACAHALMARGIEPLLVQAGGEERVARFRHLLPTAARLGSRAMLAICARRCGLVASATRFVYFRQPTSQERRWTQDVAHIEAACFRACGAGRPMREIYATLAAAYETAGHAEQIDRHHQGGLAGYRAREIVASPHTDAPVPPRCAMAWNPSLPGAKIEDTVAADAGAIEVLTADPAWPVFEVDGRARPDLLVRP from the coding sequence GTGAACGAGATCGCCGTCAAGCTCGCGCAGATCCGCGGCGCGATGCGCGAGCACCGGCTCGGCGCGGTGCGCCTGCGCGGCAGCGATTGGTACGCGTGGGCGACGGCCGGCGCTTCCAACGTCGTGCTGCTGGCCGCCGAGACGGGCGTGGCCGAGGTCCTGGTGACGGCCGACGGCGCATGGGTGCTGACCGACGTCATCGAAGCCGAGCGCCTGGCCGGCGAGGGCTTTCCGCAGGGCTTCACGCTCTGGAGCCATGCCTGGCAGCAGCCGGCATTGCGCGAGGAGATGGTGCGCGAGATGGCAGGCGGTGCGATCGTCGCCAGCGACCGGCCATCTTCGGGCGAGGTTTCGCTGCCTCCGCAACTCGAGCAGCAGAAGCTCCGTCTTTGCGAGGAGGAGATCGGGCGCTACCGCGCGCTGTCCGTGGAATCGGCGCAGGCAATGACCGAGGTGCTGCAGGCGGCGCGCCCCGAGCACACCGAGCACGAGCTGGCGGCTGCGTGCGCGCACGCGTTGATGGCGCGCGGCATCGAGCCGCTGCTCGTACAGGCGGGAGGCGAGGAGCGCGTCGCACGCTTCCGGCATCTGCTGCCCACCGCCGCCCGCCTGGGCTCGCGGGCCATGCTGGCGATCTGCGCGCGCCGCTGCGGCCTGGTCGCCAGCGCCACGCGATTCGTCTATTTCCGCCAGCCCACGAGCCAGGAACGAAGGTGGACGCAGGACGTGGCCCACATCGAAGCCGCGTGCTTCCGCGCATGCGGGGCAGGGCGGCCGATGAGGGAGATCTACGCGACGCTCGCCGCCGCGTACGAGACGGCAGGCCACGCCGAGCAGATCGACCGCCATCATCAGGGCGGCCTTGCCGGCTATCGCGCACGGGAAATCGTGGCCTCGCCGCATACCGATGCGCCTGTTCCGCCGCGCTGCGCGATGGCATGGAACCCCAGCCTGCCCGGCGCCAAGATCGAAGACACGGTGGCCGCCGATGCCGGAGCCATCGAAGTGCTCACCGCCGATCCGGCGTGGCCGGTATTCGAGGTGGACGGGCGAGCGCGGCCCGACCTGCTGGTGCGACCGTAG
- a CDS encoding ice-binding family protein yields MPGPNACTGGTYQGDFTSCSTQGICSPATTTTLPPFESTTTTTPPTTSTTLPAVGACCAFGDCFVTVAAQCFGAYQGDGTTCTPGICSVCGNGQRELGEECDDGDTSSGDGCSSGCVEEECYDCFEGPASTIVLVDGDIGGGLSVCEPADDGTACDDGDICTLDDECTKATCSGNEVIVPAACEWVMVGGDPSRNVQSRVRGNADVIGDICGDTVRIGDSVNVDGDIVATASSGRGIFFAAASTVSGDVITDGAAVVGKPRGTLLPGLATDEVPSGATATGVPSPDYDTTGNSTRVEDCDDAQSDIDSGTAAVDALPSTQNLGDVQVKGNQSLTINATNVGGLNVIDFERLRTGNNATITLDGGGSSDTIFVLRVEKKLDIRFLSDIVLANGTSPGHVLIVGHSKCKIGEEVTGGGTLLCPEGKLSLEERVQWFGAILGGKKRVQLRDSGDLTHAPLQIGG; encoded by the coding sequence GTGCCGGGGCCGAACGCATGCACCGGCGGCACCTACCAAGGCGACTTCACGTCCTGCTCGACACAGGGCATCTGCAGCCCCGCCACCACCACGACGCTGCCGCCCTTCGAATCCACCACCACCACCACGCCTCCCACGACGAGCACCACGCTTCCGGCCGTCGGCGCGTGCTGCGCGTTCGGCGACTGCTTCGTGACCGTCGCGGCGCAGTGTTTCGGCGCCTACCAGGGCGACGGCACGACCTGCACCCCCGGCATCTGCTCGGTGTGCGGCAACGGCCAGCGCGAGCTCGGTGAGGAGTGCGACGACGGCGACACCTCCAGCGGCGACGGCTGCAGCAGCGGGTGCGTCGAAGAGGAATGCTACGACTGCTTCGAGGGTCCGGCCTCCACGATCGTCCTGGTCGACGGCGATATCGGCGGCGGCCTTTCCGTGTGCGAACCGGCCGACGACGGGACCGCGTGCGACGACGGCGACATCTGCACGCTCGACGACGAATGCACCAAGGCCACCTGCAGCGGCAACGAGGTCATCGTGCCGGCGGCATGCGAGTGGGTCATGGTCGGCGGCGATCCGAGCAGGAACGTTCAGTCTCGCGTGCGCGGCAACGCCGACGTCATCGGCGACATCTGCGGCGATACCGTGCGCATCGGCGATTCGGTCAACGTCGACGGCGACATCGTGGCGACCGCCAGCAGCGGCCGCGGGATCTTCTTCGCGGCGGCATCCACCGTCAGCGGCGACGTGATCACCGACGGCGCGGCGGTCGTCGGCAAGCCGCGCGGCACCCTGCTGCCCGGCCTGGCCACCGACGAGGTGCCCAGCGGCGCCACCGCCACCGGCGTGCCCAGCCCCGACTACGACACCACCGGCAACAGCACCCGCGTCGAGGACTGCGACGATGCGCAGAGCGACATCGACAGCGGCACGGCTGCGGTCGATGCGCTGCCGTCGACGCAGAACCTCGGCGACGTGCAGGTGAAGGGCAACCAGTCGCTGACGATCAACGCCACCAACGTGGGCGGCCTCAACGTCATCGACTTCGAGCGCCTGCGCACGGGCAACAACGCCACGATCACGCTCGATGGCGGCGGCAGCTCCGACACCATCTTCGTCCTGCGCGTCGAGAAGAAGCTCGACATCCGCTTCCTCAGCGACATCGTGCTCGCCAACGGCACCAGCCCCGGGCACGTGCTCATCGTCGGTCACAGCAAGTGCAAGATCGGTGAGGAAGTCACCGGCGGCGGCACGCTGCTGTGCCCCGAGGGCAAGCTCTCGCTCGAGGAGCGCGTGCAATGGTTCGGCGCCATCCTCGGCGGGAAGAAGCGCGTCCAGCTGCGCGACAGCGGCGACCTGACGCACGCCCCGCTGCAGATCGGCGGCTGA
- a CDS encoding glycoside hydrolase family 2 TIM barrel-domain containing protein yields MSEPLSCEELGPDGHGYPRPLMRRKHWYSLNGVWDFAIDRDGSTREPDRVAWTSKILVPFAPETERSGIGECGYFRVCWYRRTLEAPPLRNGERVHLHFGAVDYSTIVWVNGRKAGRHQGGYTPFTFDITDLLTDGPNTVIVRAEDDPIDLEKPRGKQDWQLEPHSIWYPRTTGIWQSVWMEVVPSTWIAHIAWTPSLVRWECGFEAWLGGVHRDDLRMRLSLTVKGRPIANDCYDILSDEVHRRLALSDPGIDDFRNELLWSPRSPTLLEADILLETRSGQLIDSMRSYTALRSICLENDLFVLNGRPYYLRMVLDQGYWAETGMTPPDDEALRKDVECTRAMGFNGVRKHQKIEDPRYLYWADRLGLLVWGEMPSAYRFTRNAVSRLTREWEEALRRDYSHPCIVVWVPINESWGVPNLPQNEAEQHYVEGLYHMTKTYDPTRPVVGNDGWESVATDIIGVHDYDGEPERLRHRYHGDKLLPHLLKQERPGGRLLVVGDRPHHEHPLVLSEFGGIKLSADAEAWGYSTARTPQELADLYEKLMEVVRSLGMFTGFCYTQFADTFQEANGLLYADRRPKFDLARIRAATMGPPSQRQVWMADIVSPTSPPKKNPLG; encoded by the coding sequence TTGTCTGAGCCTTTGTCTTGCGAAGAGCTCGGCCCCGACGGGCACGGCTACCCGCGCCCGTTGATGCGCCGCAAGCACTGGTATTCCCTCAACGGAGTCTGGGACTTCGCGATCGATCGCGACGGGTCCACCCGCGAACCCGACCGCGTCGCGTGGACGTCGAAGATCCTGGTTCCGTTCGCGCCGGAGACGGAGCGCAGCGGCATCGGCGAATGCGGCTATTTCCGCGTGTGCTGGTATCGCCGCACGTTGGAGGCGCCGCCCTTGCGAAACGGCGAGCGCGTGCATCTGCACTTCGGCGCGGTCGACTATTCCACCATCGTCTGGGTCAACGGCCGCAAGGCCGGTCGCCATCAGGGCGGATACACGCCGTTCACTTTCGATATCACCGATCTCCTGACCGACGGGCCGAATACCGTCATCGTCCGTGCCGAGGACGATCCGATCGATCTGGAGAAGCCGCGCGGAAAGCAGGACTGGCAGCTGGAGCCGCATTCGATCTGGTACCCGCGCACCACCGGCATCTGGCAGTCGGTGTGGATGGAAGTCGTGCCCTCGACGTGGATCGCGCACATCGCATGGACGCCGAGCCTCGTGCGCTGGGAATGCGGTTTCGAGGCGTGGCTGGGCGGCGTGCACCGCGACGATCTGCGCATGCGGCTGTCCCTGACCGTCAAGGGCCGTCCGATCGCCAACGACTGTTACGACATCCTCTCCGACGAGGTGCACCGGCGGCTGGCGCTGTCCGATCCCGGCATCGACGATTTCCGCAACGAGCTGCTCTGGAGCCCGCGCTCGCCGACGCTGCTCGAGGCCGACATTCTGCTCGAAACGCGCAGCGGCCAGCTCATCGACTCGATGCGCTCGTACACCGCGCTGCGCTCGATCTGCCTCGAGAACGATCTGTTCGTCCTCAACGGTCGGCCCTACTACCTGCGCATGGTGCTGGACCAGGGATACTGGGCCGAGACGGGCATGACGCCGCCGGACGACGAAGCGTTGCGCAAGGACGTCGAGTGCACGCGCGCCATGGGCTTCAACGGCGTGCGCAAGCACCAGAAGATCGAGGACCCGCGCTACCTGTACTGGGCGGACAGGCTCGGGCTGCTGGTGTGGGGCGAGATGCCGAGTGCCTACCGCTTCACGCGCAACGCCGTTTCGCGCCTGACGCGCGAGTGGGAGGAGGCGCTGCGACGCGACTATTCGCATCCGTGCATCGTCGTGTGGGTTCCCATCAACGAGTCCTGGGGCGTGCCGAACCTCCCGCAGAACGAGGCCGAGCAGCACTACGTCGAAGGGCTCTACCACATGACCAAGACCTACGATCCCACGCGGCCCGTGGTCGGCAACGACGGCTGGGAGAGCGTGGCGACCGACATCATCGGCGTGCACGACTACGACGGCGAGCCGGAGCGGCTGCGCCACCGCTATCACGGCGACAAGTTGCTGCCGCACCTTCTCAAGCAGGAGCGGCCCGGCGGCCGGCTCCTGGTGGTGGGCGACCGGCCGCATCACGAGCATCCGCTGGTGCTGTCGGAGTTCGGCGGCATCAAGCTGTCGGCCGATGCCGAGGCGTGGGGCTATTCGACCGCGCGCACCCCGCAGGAGCTGGCCGACCTCTACGAGAAGCTGATGGAGGTGGTGCGATCGCTGGGGATGTTCACGGGCTTCTGCTACACGCAGTTCGCCGACACGTTCCAGGAAGCCAACGGCCTTCTCTACGCCGACCGCCGGCCCAAGTTCGACCTGGCGCGCATCCGCGCCGCCACCATGGGTCCGCCCAGCCAGCGCCAGGTCTGGATGGCGGACATCGTCTCTCCGACGTCGCCGCCCAAGAAGAACCCGCTTGGCTGA